In Magnetospirillum sp. 15-1, the sequence TGCCAGCTTGATCAGCATGGGCTTGGCGCCCCGCCCTGCTGCCGCTGCCAGGCCTCCAGCACCAGAAGCGCCCAGACCTTCAGGGAATGATCGCGCCGCCCGCTACGCTGGCCGCCGGTGGAGCGCCTGCTGGCCGAACAGCGCAGCGGGCGGCGCGATCATTCCCTGAAGGTCTGGGCGCTTCTGGTGCTGGAGGCCTGGCAGCGGCAGCAGGGCGGGGCGCCAAGCCCATGCTGATCAAGCTGGCACGGGCGGGCGGGCGGGCCCTGGCCGGCGGCAACGCCGCCCAGGCCGCCGCCGGTTTTGCCGCCAACCTGCTGCTGGTGCGCTTTGTTGTGCCCGAAGATTTCGGCCGCTTCCCCGTCATCCTGGCCACCGTCAATCTGGCCCTGGTCATGGCGTCACTGCGGACCAATATCTTGATCATCCGGTATCCCGAAGCCGGATTGGACTCCCGCCGTCTGGCGGTCTATCATAGCATTTCCGTTATCGAAACGATTCTTGTGACGCTGGGCGCCGCCCTGTGGCTGGCCCTCGCCGAGGATGCCGGGCCGCTGGAATTGAGCCTGCTGGCCGCCATCGGGCTGGCCCACTGGCTGAACCTCAACAAGGCGTTCTTTGAGCGCTCCATGGCCTATGGCCGCATCGCCATCTGTGAGACCGCCACCTCCCTGACCGGCCATGCCGTGTCGGTGGTGGCGGTTCTGACCGGCCTGGGCGCCCTGTCTTTGTACCTGCGCGAGATCGTCGCGGCCCTGGTCCAGGCCGCCGCCCTGGGCCGGGCCAGCGCCCTCACCCTCCATCCCCTGGTCTGGCCCAGCGCCGCCGAATGGCGGGGTGTGCTGGCCGAAGCCCGGGGGGCCTGGGCCGATGGCGTGTTGGAGGGAGCCCTCGCCCGGGTCGTCATTCTTTGCACCGCCGCCCTGGGCGGCGAGCGCGCCGCCGGCCTGCTGGCCCAGGCCCAGCGTCTGGCCGGGGTTCGCCATCAAGTGCTGGCGCCCATGGTGACCCGCGTGGCCGGCACCTGGTTCGGCCAGACCACCGATGCCGGGGAAAAGACCGCCGGCCGCCGCCGTCTGCTGGTGATGGTGGCGCTGCCCCTGGCCATCGCCGCCGCCGGGGCAGTGCTGTTCGCCGACCCGGTGGTGCCCTGGCTGTTCTGCGAGAATTGGCGCGCGGCGGCGCCGCTGCTGGCGGCGCTGGGCGGCTTCATACTCTTCAACACCCTGTTCGAGATCGGCCGTTCCTACGCCCTGGCCGGGGGGCTGACCCTACCGCTGATGGCCGGGCGGCTGTGCCAGTATGGCGGGCTGGGCCTGGGCCTCGCCCTGGCGGCCGACCCGGCCATGGGCGCCGCCCTCGGCCTGTCGGTGGCCGCCATCGCCGCCTTCACCCTGACCGAGGCGCTGCTGCGCCGCCGCGAGGAGCGCTGAGATGTACGGCATCGCCGGAGCCATCGGCCTGCGCCCCCTGCGCCCCGAAGCGGTCGCCGCCATGACGGCGCTGCTGGCCCATCGCGGTCCCGACGATCACGGCCTGTGGAGTGCGGCGGACGGGCGCGCCGTGCTGGGCCACCGCCGCCTGTCGGTGATCGACACCAGCAGCGGCGGCCACCAGCCCATGGAAAAGGACGGCCTGGTCATCGTCTTCAACGGCGACATCTATAATTACATCGAGCTGCGGGCCGAGCTGACGGCCCTGGGGGCACGGTTCGACGGCGCCTCGGATCCCGAGGTCATCCTCGAGGCCTGGCGCCATTGGGGCGCCGATTGCCCGGCCCGCTTCAACGGCATGTTCGCCTTCGCCCTGATCGACCTGAAGGCGCGGGTACTGTTCGCCGCCCGCGACCGTTATGGCGAAAAGCCCTTCCTGTTCGCCACCGGCAACGGCTTTTTGGCTTTTGCCTCGGAATACAAGGCCCTGCTGGCCCTGGCTGAACTTTTCGCCGCCTTCGAAAAGCGGCCCCTGGCCCGCTTCCTGATCAATCCCGATGGCGGCCTGGACGATCACCGCGCCACCCTGTTTCCCGCCATCACCCAGTTGCTGCCGGGTGAGCGCATGGTGGTAGGCCTGAACAGCCTGGAGCGGCGCATCGACCGCTATTGGGATTTGCACCCCGACCCCGAAGCCGCCCGCCTGACCCTGACCGAGACGGCGGAGCGGTTCCGCGACCTGCTGACGGATTCCGTGCGGCTGCGCCTTCGGGCCGATGTGCCGGTGGGATCGTGCCTGTCGGGGGGACTGGATTCGTCCGCCATCGTCTGCATCGCCCGCCGCCTGCTGGGAGCGGATGTTCCCTATCACGTCTTCACCGGCCGCTTTCCCGGCACCAAATCCGACGAATGGGAGCACGCCAGACAGGTGCTGGATGCCACCGGCGCCGTCTCCCACGTGGTCGAACCCGATGGCGCCGGCTTCCTGGCCGATCTGGCCGATTTTGCCTGGGCCAACGAGCTCCCCGTGGGCAGCACCAGCCAATACGCCCAGTACCGGGTGTTCCGCCTCGCCCGCGAGGCCGGGGTGACGGTGCTGTTGGACGGCCAGGGCGCCGATGAGCTGCTGGGTGGCTACGAACAGTATTTCCGCCGCTACCTCGCCGGATTGTCCCCCGCCGGGCGACGGGCCGAGGAGCCCATGATCCGCGCCCGCTATCCCCAGGCCCTGGCCGGGCGGCGGGAAAGCCTGGGCCGGGTCCTGCCCCTGGGATTGCGGCGTCTGGCCTCGGACCTGACCGGGCGCGGCTCGGACCTGCGCCTCGGCATCACCCCTGATCTGGTGGCCGGGCTGGAGAGCGGCGGCGACGAGACCGCGTCGCTCAACGAACAATTTGCCCATGACAGCTTCAACGGCCATCTGCCCGTCCTGCTGCGCTATGGCGACCGCAATTCAATGGCCCATTCCCGCGAGGTGCGGCTGCCCTTCTGCGACCACCGGCTGGCGGAATTCGCCCAGGGCCTGCCTGCCACCCACCTGATGGGCGAGGCCCAGACCAAGCGAATCCTGCGCGAAGCCATGCGCGGCATCCTGCCCGAACCCATCCGCACCCGCTGGAACAAGCAGGGCTTCCTGCCGCCCCAGGAGCACTGGTTCGCCGCCGGGCTGGCCCAACACGCGGCCAAGGTCATCCACGATCCCGGCTTCGGCGCCTCGGGCGTGTGGCGGGTCAAGTGGTGGCGGCGCGCCCTGTCCCGCTTCCAGGCGGGCGAGAGCCATCTGGCCTGGGTGCCGTGGCGGCCATTGATGGCCGAGGCCTGGAGAGTGTATTTCCTCGACCGGGTGGCCGCGCTGCCCAAGACCAAACTTCTGGCGGATTGAGCCATGCGCGCCGTCTTCGTCAGTCATCTTCATCCCGAAACGAATCATGTTGGCGCCGTGCGGGTGCGGGAATTCGCCCAGGCCATGGCGCGGCGCGGCCACCGGATCGTGCTGCTGACCCAGAGCCTGACCCCGCGGGACCCCGCCCCCGACCCGGATGGGCTGGCCGCCGCCCTGGACGTGCCATGACTGGAGCCGGCCGTTCCCGCTGGCCTGCCCGCCGTGCCCTTCGCCGCTGCTGCAAGCCCAGCGCGGCGGGCAGGCCTGCCCCGGCCCCTGCGCCTGGCCCTGATCGGCTGGAACTATGGGGTGGAAGGCGGCGTCTTTTCCGACTGGACACGGGCGACGCAGCCTTTGTGGCCGATCCTGGCCGAACATTTCCGTCCCGACGTGGTCTGGGGCACCTTCGGCAACACCGATGCCTGGAAGATCGCCCAGGGCGTGGCGCGGGCCGCCGGCAGCCCCTGGGTGGCCGACATCAAGGATGCCTGGGATATCTTCATTCCCGCCCCGCTGCGGCCCCTGCTGGCCTGGCGGTATGGCGATTGCGCCGGGCTGACCGGCCTGTCCGCCGCCCATCTCGCCCATACCGGCAAGCATTTCAGCCAACCGCGCCAGACGGTGTTCAGCGGCTTTCCCGCCGCCCTGCTGGACCATGCCGACGATTCCGATCAGCCGGCGCGGCGGATAACCGTCACCGGCAGCCTGTATTCCGAGGCCGGCGCCGAGGCCGTGGCGGAGGGGGTGCGCCTGTGGCTGGCCCGGGCCGGGCGGCAAGCCCGAGCCAAGGTGGTGTTCACCTATGCCGGCGGCGACCGCAACCGCATGGAGCGGGCGGCCGGGCGCCTGGACGGGCTGTGCCGCCTGGATATCCGCGGGTTCCTGCCCCTGGCCGAACTGGTTGGGCTGCAGCGCGGCGCTTTTCTCAATCTTTATGCCCGCCACACCGGCAGCGCCGATTCCTTTCACCACAAGCTGCTGGAGCTGATGGCCGTCGGCCGCCCGGTGGCCTGCATCCCCGAGGAGATCCCCGAAGCCCTGGCCCTGGCCGAAGCCGCCGGCGGCCGCCTGTCGTCCTGCGCCGACCCCGCCACCCTGGCCCTGGCCCTCGACCGGGCCTGGGAGGAACGGGACGGGCCGCCCGTCGCCGACCGCGACCGCCTGGCCGGTTTCACCTGGGACGCCCAGGCGGAGCGGCTGGAGGAGATTCTGATGTCGGCCCAGGCCGCCGCCCCCTGCGGGTACCGCCTGATCCCGGTCCTGGCCTCCGTGTGGATCGCCGGTATCATCCTCGCCTATCTGCGCCAGTTCCTGGACATGGCCCCGGCCATCCTGGGGGTGCTGCGATGATGACGGCCTTGCTGGCGGTCACCGCCCTGACCCTGTTCTGCCTGGGCGCCGGCGCGGCGGCCTTGCGCGCCGCCGGGCTGCTGGGGCGCCTGGGCCGGGCCGAGGGCCTGGGCTGGTCCTTCGCCCTGGGCTTCGGCCTGCTGGGCTGGCTGATATTCTGGCTGGCCCTGCTGGGCTGGCTGCAGCCCTGGGCCATCGCCGCCTGCTGCGTCCTGGCCCTACCCGGCCTGTTGGCGTTGCGCGACGGTAAAGCCGAACGTGGGGCGTGGTCGTGGCGGGCCTGGATCGTCCTGGCGGTCCTGGCGCTGATCATGGCTCTGGACGGGCTGGAGGCCCTGGCGCCGCCCGCCGATGCCGACAGCCTGGCCTATCACTTCGCCCTGCCCCGCCGCATCCTGGACGCCGGGCATCTTCTGTTCATCGAGCGCGCCCTGGATTCCGCCTCGCCGCAACTGGTGCAGATGACCTATCTGGCCGCCCTGGCCCTGGGCGGCGAGCAGGCCCTGACCCTGTGGTGCATGGTCAGCGGCTGGGGCATCGGCCTGCTGACCTATGGACTGGCGCGGCGCCATCTGCCCCTGGACTGGTCCCTGGCCCTGGCGGCGGTGGTGCTCAGCCTGCCGGCCATGCTCTATGCCGGCGGCACCGGTCAGGTGGAGCCCCGCACCGCCATGTTCGTGCTGGTGGCGGTGGTGGCCGCCATCGAAGCGCGGACACCCGGCGCCCTTGCCCCCGCCCTGGTCGCCGGTCTGGCCTGCGGCTTCCTGGTGGCCAGCAAGTATACCGGCCTGCTGCCCGCCTTCGTCTGCGGCGTGGCGGTGCTGTCGGGGCGGAACGGCATCCGGGGGGCCCTGGTCTTCGGGGTGGCGCTGCTGCTCATGGGCGGGCAATGGTACGGCTGGAACGCCTGGAATACCGGTGATCCGGTCTTTCCCCTGCTGTACGGCCGAATTGCCTATACGCCCCAAACCGCCTGGAACGGCGCGCAGGCGGCCTATATGGCCGCCAGCCTGTCGCCCATGGAGCTGGGCGTGCCGCGCTCGGCCTTCTGGCTGCTGGCCTATCCCGTCGTCGCCACCCTCCAGGGTCATCCGGTGTTCGAATCCGGCCGCACCGGCTTCGGCCTGCTGGGGCTGCTGCTGCTGCCCCTGGCCGTGGCCGCCGCATGGCGCCGGCGCGAACGGCTGGCCGGCCATCCCCTGACCGCCACCGCCCTGGTGATCCTGGTCACCTATGGATTGTGGTTCTTCCTGGGGCCGTCCCAGCGGGTCCGCCATCTGCTGCCCCTGTTGCCGCCATTGCTGGTGGCGCTGCTGGCGGCGGCGCGGTCGGCGGCCCGGCACTGGCGCTTTGGGGCCAGTCTGTGGCTGGGCATGGCCGTGGTTCTGGCCCTGCAACTGGCGGGAGCGGGGGTGTTTTCCGTCAAATTCGCCCGCTATCTGGCCCAGGGCCGCGACCGCGACGCCTTTCTGGCCGCCAACGTCAATTTCTACGCTCTGGCCCAGTGGCTGAACACCCATATGGGGCCGGACGACAGAGTGCTGCTGCCGGTACGCGAGATCGACTATCTGGTCCGGGTCCCCATGCTGCAGGCCAATCCCTATATCCAGTCCGAGGTGGAGATCCGCCCCGACAGCACCGACCCCCGCCGCTTCCTGGCCCAACTGCGCGCCCACGGCATCACCCGGGTGGTGGCCGGTCCCCAATCCTCGTTCGGCTCGGGGGCGGAGGTGCCCGACCTTTTGTCCTGGCAATTGGTGGAGATGGGCTGCGCCGCGCCGCCCCAGGTGGTGACCACGCCGCCGGCCATCCCGTCGCGGACCCTGAACCTGCGGGGCGGCGAGCCGGCGCAATTCTTCGTCTACCGCCTGATGCCGTGCGGCGGCGGCGCTTTACCCGGACGGTGAAAACGCTGTAAAACTCGCCCACCTTTCATCAGCGGCGAAATCATCGACCATGAAGCAGATCGTTCAGAGCGCGCGAACCGGCCGTCTGGCCATTCGGGACGTCCCCGAACCCCAGGTCCGCGCCGGTCACCTGCTGGTCCAGACCCGGGCGTCGCTGATCTCGGCCGGCACCGAGCGGATGGTGGTGGATTTCGCCCGCAAGAGCCTGGCGGCCAAAGCCAAGGCCCGGCCCGATCTGGTCAAGAAGGTGCTGGACAAGGCCCGGCGCGACGGCATCGTCGCCACCTTCCAGGCGGTGCTGGCCCGCCTGGACGAGCCCATGCCTCTGGGCTATTCCGCCGCCGGTGTCGTCATGGCCGTGGGCAAGGGGCTGGAAGGTCAGTTCCATGTGGGCCAGCGCGTGGCGGTCGCGGGCGCCGGCCTCGCCAATCATGCCGAGCTGAATTCCGTTCCCCGCAATCTGGCCGCCCCCATTCCCGATGGAATCGACGACGAGGAGGCCTGCTTCGGCACCCTGGCCGCCATCGCCATGCACGGCGTGCGCAATCTGTCGCCCCAGCTGGGCGACGTGGTCGCCGTCATCGGCGTCGGTCTGGTCGGCCAGATCGCCAGCCAGCTGCTGGCCCTGGCCGGCTGCCGGGTGCTGGCGCTGGATTACAATGAAGCCCGCCTGGCGCTGGCCAAGAGCCTGGGCGCCGAGCAGGGCCTCAGCCTGGAGAGCGACGGCCTGGACGAGGCAGTGCGCGCCATGACCCGCGGCCTGGGCTGTGACTCGGTGCTGATCGCCGCCGCCACGGATTCGTCGGCGCCGCTGGAAATCGCCGCCCAGATCGCCCGCGACCGGGCCAGGATTTCCCTGGTGGGCAAGACCGGCACCGAATTCCCCTTCGCCGATTTCATGAAGAAGGAATTGTCGGTGGTGGTGTCGCGCTCTTACGGCCCGGGCCGCTACGACGAGGATTTCGAGGGCCGGGGCATGAAGTATCCGCCCGGCTTCGTGCGCTGGACCGAAAGCGAGAATCTGGCCGAATGCGTGCGCCTGATGGGGCCTGGCCTGATCCGGCGCCTGGACATGAAGGCGCTGATCACCCACCGCTTCGACTTCCTGGCGGCCGAGGACGCCTATTCCATGGTGATGGGCAATACCCAGCCCCATCTGGGCGTGGTCCTGACCTATCCCGATGTGCCGATCGCCCCGGTGGCACGGCCCGTCTTCGCGCAGCCCAAGGCGGCGGCGGGGCATTGCACCCTGGGCGTGGTGGGGGCCGGTGCCTTCGCCCGTACGGTGCTGCTGCCCGCGCTGAAGAAAATGCCCGATGTGCGGCTGCACACTTTGGTCACCCAACGGGGTCTCAACGCCGAACACGGCCAGCAGAGCTACGGCTTCAGTCATTGCGCCACCGATGCCGAACTGGTGTTCGCCAACCCAGAGATCAACGCCGTACTGATCGCCACCCGGCACGCCAACCATGCCGAGATGGTGTCACGCGCACTGGCTGCCGGAAAGTGTGTCTTCGTCGAGAAGCCGCTGGCGGTGGACCGCGCCCAGCTGGCCCAGGTGATCACCGCCCGCCAAGGCTCGGCCGGCTTCTTCACCGTCGGTTTCAACCGCCGCTTCGCCCCCATGAGCGAATCACTGCGCCGCCATTTCGCCGGCACCGCCGGCCCGCGTGTCGCCACGCTGCGCGTCAACGCCGGAGCCATGCCCGCCGAATCCTGGGTCAACGCCGCCGAGGAAGGCGGAGGGCGCATGGTGGGCGAAATGTGCCACTTCATCGACTTGGCCCGCTCCTATGTGGGCCAGCCCATCACCAAGGTGCGGGCCGAATGCGCCACCCCGGCGGCAGGAGCCGCCGACGATCTGGCGGTGACGCTGCACTTCGCCGACGGCTCGCTGGCCAACATCGTCTACACCGCCCTGGGCGACACCGCCTATTCCAAGGAACGGTTCGAGGTCTTCGCCGGCGGCAAGGTGGCGACCATCGACAACTTCCTCAGCCTGGGTCTGGTGTCGGGCGGAACCATCAAGACGGAAAAGGCCCGCGCCGGCCAGGACAAGGGCCATGCCGCCGAGCTACGCGCCTTCGCCCAGGCCGTGACCAAGGGCGGCCCCGCTCCCATCGAAGAGGCCGAGCTGATCGAAACCGCCGAGGCGACCATCGCGGTCGCCGAATCCCTGCGCCTCGGCGAGACGGTGGCCATCGGCGGCGACTGAGGCCCTTCGGCCGCCGTTGATGAACACCCCTCCCGAGCGATGGAAGACGTTGTCAGTCCCTGTGGGACTGAAGCAACACTTCCGTCGATGATCCGGTAACGACGACCGGATCCCATGAAACCTTACGCACTTTATTGCGCAGCCTGGCCACAGGACGTTCAACCAATAGGTTAAGCGCCATCCCGACCGCGATGGATACGGCCAATGTAACGGCGAATTTCGAGCCATCGGACAATCCGGTCACGGTGACCATGTCGATGACCGGCATGTGACAGAGATAGATGGCATAGGTGTAGTCACCCAGTCGCCGGTCGAGCCGCACAAATTTGGGAGAAACCTCCCTGACGGTCGCCAAAATACCGAACAGTGCCAGCGATATGACAAAGACCACGAACGACGGAAGCGCACTGGCCCCGCCTCCTTGATAGCTCCAGAACGAAAAGAACATTGCGCCCAGTGATGGAACCATGATCCACCATAACTGGTTCCTGCCCTTGGCAAGAATAAAATAACCGGTAACTCCGCAAATGAAGTACGGAGAGAATCTGAGTATCGAATACCAGCGATAATACTGAGCCGTTAATTCAATAGAAACTGATACGGAAATTAAACATATGGCCAATAACACCATTATTATATAGCGAATATTTGCCTTTTGTTTGACGAGAAAAAATGCTCCATAAAGTATATAGAATATAAGCTCAGTTACCACTGCCCATGCGATGGATATATATAGCAAGCCATTAAATTTATGAAAATATGATGCAATAATTGTTATATTTGCAATGATCGAGACTGTATCGATTCGCAGTGGTCGATCCAAAATAAATCCTACTAATACAGCCATTATAGCAGCACACCAATATCCAGGATATATTTTTAAGAATCTATTGGCTGCATATCTAAATATGGATTTTTTATAAAAAATATCAATTGCTTCGGCAATCACAAAGCCGGATAAGACAAAGAAGCTCAGAACTCCAATGTTTCCCAATAAAAATGGTGAGATAGACTGACACCAAGCGGAGGCATGGCTCATGACAACGAAAATTGCTAAAATAAACCTATATGTCCCAAATACTTTATATGATTGATTTACATTATTTTGCACATCATTATGTGAGTGTGTATATTTATCATGATGTTCTGAATTTTTATTATCTATAGACTTCATCTTAATCTTCCGTATTTTATATAGACGTATGTCTACATCCCATACATTCTACTAATGGGACTCTAAGGCACTGGGTAATATGTGTCAACTCGACCAAATCGGACCTCGATCGAAGCCTTCCTTCAGTCAATAGGATGTGCAATCGACTCGGCTAAATCAGTTGCACTGCGGCGGGACGGCGGATAGAACACCACCATCCCTCATCGCCGGAACCGGTTCATGGTCAAGGTCAGCGTCATCATCCCCGCCTACAACGAGGAGAAG encodes:
- a CDS encoding oligosaccharide flippase family protein, with product MLIKLARAGGRALAGGNAAQAAAGFAANLLLVRFVVPEDFGRFPVILATVNLALVMASLRTNILIIRYPEAGLDSRRLAVYHSISVIETILVTLGAALWLALAEDAGPLELSLLAAIGLAHWLNLNKAFFERSMAYGRIAICETATSLTGHAVSVVAVLTGLGALSLYLREIVAALVQAAALGRASALTLHPLVWPSAAEWRGVLAEARGAWADGVLEGALARVVILCTAALGGERAAGLLAQAQRLAGVRHQVLAPMVTRVAGTWFGQTTDAGEKTAGRRRLLVMVALPLAIAAAGAVLFADPVVPWLFCENWRAAAPLLAALGGFILFNTLFEIGRSYALAGGLTLPLMAGRLCQYGGLGLGLALAADPAMGAALGLSVAAIAAFTLTEALLRRREER
- the asnB gene encoding asparagine synthase (glutamine-hydrolyzing); this encodes MYGIAGAIGLRPLRPEAVAAMTALLAHRGPDDHGLWSAADGRAVLGHRRLSVIDTSSGGHQPMEKDGLVIVFNGDIYNYIELRAELTALGARFDGASDPEVILEAWRHWGADCPARFNGMFAFALIDLKARVLFAARDRYGEKPFLFATGNGFLAFASEYKALLALAELFAAFEKRPLARFLINPDGGLDDHRATLFPAITQLLPGERMVVGLNSLERRIDRYWDLHPDPEAARLTLTETAERFRDLLTDSVRLRLRADVPVGSCLSGGLDSSAIVCIARRLLGADVPYHVFTGRFPGTKSDEWEHARQVLDATGAVSHVVEPDGAGFLADLADFAWANELPVGSTSQYAQYRVFRLAREAGVTVLLDGQGADELLGGYEQYFRRYLAGLSPAGRRAEEPMIRARYPQALAGRRESLGRVLPLGLRRLASDLTGRGSDLRLGITPDLVAGLESGGDETASLNEQFAHDSFNGHLPVLLRYGDRNSMAHSREVRLPFCDHRLAEFAQGLPATHLMGEAQTKRILREAMRGILPEPIRTRWNKQGFLPPQEHWFAAGLAQHAAKVIHDPGFGASGVWRVKWWRRALSRFQAGESHLAWVPWRPLMAEAWRVYFLDRVAALPKTKLLAD
- a CDS encoding glycosyltransferase family 4 protein, translated to MPFAAAASPARRAGLPRPLRLALIGWNYGVEGGVFSDWTRATQPLWPILAEHFRPDVVWGTFGNTDAWKIAQGVARAAGSPWVADIKDAWDIFIPAPLRPLLAWRYGDCAGLTGLSAAHLAHTGKHFSQPRQTVFSGFPAALLDHADDSDQPARRITVTGSLYSEAGAEAVAEGVRLWLARAGRQARAKVVFTYAGGDRNRMERAAGRLDGLCRLDIRGFLPLAELVGLQRGAFLNLYARHTGSADSFHHKLLELMAVGRPVACIPEEIPEALALAEAAGGRLSSCADPATLALALDRAWEERDGPPVADRDRLAGFTWDAQAERLEEILMSAQAAAPCGYRLIPVLASVWIAGIILAYLRQFLDMAPAILGVLR
- a CDS encoding bi-domain-containing oxidoreductase; the protein is MKQIVQSARTGRLAIRDVPEPQVRAGHLLVQTRASLISAGTERMVVDFARKSLAAKAKARPDLVKKVLDKARRDGIVATFQAVLARLDEPMPLGYSAAGVVMAVGKGLEGQFHVGQRVAVAGAGLANHAELNSVPRNLAAPIPDGIDDEEACFGTLAAIAMHGVRNLSPQLGDVVAVIGVGLVGQIASQLLALAGCRVLALDYNEARLALAKSLGAEQGLSLESDGLDEAVRAMTRGLGCDSVLIAAATDSSAPLEIAAQIARDRARISLVGKTGTEFPFADFMKKELSVVVSRSYGPGRYDEDFEGRGMKYPPGFVRWTESENLAECVRLMGPGLIRRLDMKALITHRFDFLAAEDAYSMVMGNTQPHLGVVLTYPDVPIAPVARPVFAQPKAAAGHCTLGVVGAGAFARTVLLPALKKMPDVRLHTLVTQRGLNAEHGQQSYGFSHCATDAELVFANPEINAVLIATRHANHAEMVSRALAAGKCVFVEKPLAVDRAQLAQVITARQGSAGFFTVGFNRRFAPMSESLRRHFAGTAGPRVATLRVNAGAMPAESWVNAAEEGGGRMVGEMCHFIDLARSYVGQPITKVRAECATPAAGAADDLAVTLHFADGSLANIVYTALGDTAYSKERFEVFAGGKVATIDNFLSLGLVSGGTIKTEKARAGQDKGHAAELRAFAQAVTKGGPAPIEEAELIETAEATIAVAESLRLGETVAIGGD
- a CDS encoding acyltransferase translates to MKSIDNKNSEHHDKYTHSHNDVQNNVNQSYKVFGTYRFILAIFVVMSHASAWCQSISPFLLGNIGVLSFFVLSGFVIAEAIDIFYKKSIFRYAANRFLKIYPGYWCAAIMAVLVGFILDRPLRIDTVSIIANITIIASYFHKFNGLLYISIAWAVVTELIFYILYGAFFLVKQKANIRYIIMVLLAICLISVSVSIELTAQYYRWYSILRFSPYFICGVTGYFILAKGRNQLWWIMVPSLGAMFFSFWSYQGGGASALPSFVVFVISLALFGILATVREVSPKFVRLDRRLGDYTYAIYLCHMPVIDMVTVTGLSDGSKFAVTLAVSIAVGMALNLLVERPVARLRNKVRKVSWDPVVVTGSSTEVLLQSHRD